From a single Salmo salar chromosome ssa22, Ssal_v3.1, whole genome shotgun sequence genomic region:
- the LOC106582994 gene encoding SH2 domain-containing protein 5 isoform X2, translating to MQQLHTQLKSLNTCKKRRSVSLKFSIKGVKMYDEDETTLLMAHALRRVSLSTARPSDAQFAFVSHNPGSPDAQLYCHLFKARHARAAQFLNLLLCRCFQLSYLAKHPEEAQDESVGPLPSRAPSLLNQGFPLSVSALVSFRRAPTQGLLPGEKVFPLKNNGTTTEEQPSSQKEIFTSSPSLVRKRAIRNKLLRSGAYRSLTYSPHKQRHLQDQLNSPQGKGQDKMPLRRARAPSLAETEEALAQAVWCWAGIATDSSSSLLAEDVLGSYLLCPHPKRPGCGSLIIRFSSGLVTHLIDNTSNGKYLLENCHIEFSTIAALIEHCTDIKGELDCPLNCARVNHCYEWEENVAKALPLALHQGLKRKNSKYTQRKQWV from the exons ATGCAGCAGTTGCACACACAGCTAAAGTCTCTCAAC ACATGCAAGAAAAGGAGGTCTGTGTCCCTTAAATTTTCCATCAAAGGGGTGAAGATGTATGATGAAGATGAGACG ACCCTCCTCATGGCCCATGCTCTACGAAGGGTCTCCCTTTCCACTGCCCGCCCCTCGGACGCCCAGTTCGCCTTTGTTTCCCACAACCCCGGTAGCCCTGATGCCCAGCTATACTGCCACCTTTTCAAGGCTAGGCATGCCAGAGCA GCCCAGTTCCTGAACCTGTTGCTGTGCCGCTGTTTCCAGCTGTCCTACCTGGCAAAGCACCCAGAGGAGGCGCAGGATGAGTCTGTCGGCCCACTCCCCAGCCGTGCCCCCTCCCTCCTCAACCAGGGCTTCCCTCTCAGTGTCAGTGCCCTTGTGTCATTCCGAAGGGCCCCCACTCAGGGCTTACTCCCAGGGGAAAAG GTCTTCCCATTGAAGAACAACGGAACAACAACTGAGGAACAACCAAGCAGCCAAaaggagatcttcacctcctctccttccctggtGCGCAAGAGAGCCATCCGCAACAAACTACTGCGCTCAGGGGCCTATCGCTCCCTCACTTACAGCCCTCACAAACAACGTCACCTCCAGGATCAGCTAAACTCTCCACAAG gaaaggggcAGGACAAAATGCCATTGAGGAGAGCCCGGGCCCCGAGCCTTGCTGAAACAGAAGAAGCTCTGGCTCAAGCAGTGTGGTGTTGGGCTGGCATTGCCAC TGACAGCAGCTCCTCCCTGCTTGCAGAGGATGTCCTGGGGTCGTACCTGCTGTGCCCCCATCCTAAGAGACCTGGCTGTGGCTCTCTCATAATTCGTTTCTCTTCTGGACTGGTCACCCACCTAATAGACAACACCTCCAATGGGAAATACCTGCTTGAG AACTGCCACATAGAATTTAGCACCATTGCTGCCTTGATAGAGCACTGCACCGATATCAAGGGGGAGCTGGACTGTCCGCTGAATTGTGCCCGTGTGAACCACTGCTATGAGTGGGAGGAGAATGTTGCTAAGGCACTGCCTTTAGCCTTACACCAAGGCCTCAAAAGAAAGAATTCTAAATATACTCAGAGGAAACAATGGGTTTAA
- the LOC106582993 gene encoding heterochromatin protein 1-binding protein 3 isoform X2 — protein MPIRRAARTPPQEMPPSAAPEGEPDASSEESASVEEEQEMTPTALVAKEGEGTGEGETKENGDKPEGEKADESTGEKTAEGDESEKKEEDGVKEKVKKPVKRAIPAWATMSASKRATLTNKSTSTMQLPKMDDILIEAIESCKEKTGASAHSVMKYIVKKYPNLEKRKFLLKKALKRQLEKGTVKQLKGKGLSGSFTIGKQSPNKPTTKGPIIVAPGLKAETLGDALPLIITRLCEPKEASYILIKKYVEQHFPQLNVEHRPDILKSALVRAVDKGHLEQITGKGASGTFQLKREGGKFLLKGGPLEDAIMTAIVAMNEPKTCSTTTLRKFLLETNQDSMEYRVVNNLKRTLQKCKMMGWMDQITGNGLNGTYQLCYPYYPSPAILFPEKVKEQKVAEKDKRRKRVDLSDEDSDEEEEDSSEEEDSDDEPPPKRKAGKRPPPKARRPPPSKKSRPASQSRAKGKKRAAPTKRSAPPPVKAPPPVKAPPPVKAPPPVKKAAPASKPKTPIVKKLSKASKRPTPKKSPPAKKAAANSAVKAKPAARKSLRGKK, from the exons ATGCCTATACGTCGTGCAGCTAGGACACCACCGCAGGAGATGCCCCCCTCGGCTGCACCAGAGGGAG AGCCTGATGCCAGTTCTGAGGAGTCTGCCTCtgttgaggaggagcaggagatgaCACCCACTGCCCTAGTAGCCAAGGAGGGGGAGGGCACAGGTGAAGGAGAGACAAAAGAGAATGGTGACAAACCTGAGGGAGAGAAAGCTGATGAATCGACTGGAGAGAAGACTGCTGAGGGGGACGAGTCTGAGAAGAAAGA AGAGGATGGAGTGAAAGAGAAAGTCAAGAAGCCAGTGAAAAGGGCCATTCCTGCCTGGGCAACCATGTCTGCCAGCAAACGTGCAACGCTCACTAATAAGAGCACCTCCACCATGCAGCTGCCTAAGATGGACGACATCCTCATCGAGGCCATTGAG TCCTGCAAGGAGAAGACTGGGGCCTCAGCCCATTCTGTCATGAAGTATATTGTGAAGAAATACCCTAACCTAGAGAAGAGGAAATTCCTCCTCAAGAAGGCTCTCAAGAGGCAGCTGGAGAAGGGCACTGTCAAACAG CTAAAGGGTAAAGGCCTTTCTGGGAGCTTTACCATTGGGAAGCAGTCCCCTAATAAACCAACTACTAAAGGG CCGATCATCGTGGCACCTGGGTTGAAGGCAGAGACCCTTGGGGATGCTCTGCCCCTGATCATCACACGGCTATGTGAGCCCAAAGAGGCGTCTTATATCCTGATCAAGAAATATGTGGAGCAGCACTTCCCTCAACTCAACGTGGAACATAG GCCAGATATCCTAAAGAGTGCCCTGGTGAGAGCTGTGGACAAGGGTCACCTGGAGCAGATCACTGGAAAAGGTGCCTCTGGAACGTTTCAG CTGAAGCGGGAAGGGGGCAagttcctgctgaaaggtgggcCCCTGGAGGACGCTATCATGACAGCCATTGTGGCAATGAACGAACCCAAGACTTGCAGCACCACCACACTCCGCAAATTCCTGTTAGAGACAaaccaggacagcatggagtaccGTGTGG TGAACAACCTGAAGAGGACCCTGCAGAAGTGCAAAATGATGGGCTGGATGGATCAGATCACTGGGAATGGGCTAAATGGAACCTACCAGCTCTGCTACCCTTACTACCCCAG CCCAGCCATTCTGTTTCCTGAAAAAGTGAAAGAGCAGAAAGTGGCAGAGAAGGACAAACGCAGAAAGAGGGTTGACTTGTCTGATGAGGACtctgatgaggaggaagaggactcgTCCGAGGAAGAGGACTCAGATGATGAACCCCCTCCTAAGAG GAAAGCTGGGAAGAGGCCACCACCTAAAGCGCGTCGCCCTCCCCCCAGCAAGAAGTCTCGGCCTGCAAGTCAGTCAAGGGCTAAGGGCAAAAAAAGAGCTGCCCCAACGAAGAGGTCTGCACCCCCACCAGTCAAGGCACCCCCACCAGTCAAGGCACCCCCACCAGTCAAGGCACCCCCACCAGTCAAGAAAGCTGCACCTGCGAGCAAGCCCAAAACGCCCATTGTCAAAAAGCTGAGCAAGGCATCGAAGCGGCCAACGCCCAAAAAGTCACCTCCTGCAAAGAAGGCAGCAGCCAATTCTGCAGTGAAGGCCAAGCCAGCAGCTCGCAAGTCCCTGAGGGGGAAGAAGTGA
- the LOC106582993 gene encoding heterochromatin protein 1-binding protein 3 isoform X1 has product MPIRRAARTPPQEMPPSAAPEGEPDASSEESASVEEEQEMTPTALVAKEGEGTGEGETKENGDKPEGEKADESTGEKTAEGDESEKKEEDGVKEKVKKPVKRAIPAWATMSASKRATLTNKSTSTMQLPKMDDILIEAIESCKEKTGASAHSVMKYIVKKYPNLEKRKFLLKKALKRQLEKGTVKQLKGKGLSGSFTIGKQSPNKPTTKGKPIIVAPGLKAETLGDALPLIITRLCEPKEASYILIKKYVEQHFPQLNVEHRPDILKSALVRAVDKGHLEQITGKGASGTFQLKREGGKFLLKGGPLEDAIMTAIVAMNEPKTCSTTTLRKFLLETNQDSMEYRVVNNLKRTLQKCKMMGWMDQITGNGLNGTYQLCYPYYPSPAILFPEKVKEQKVAEKDKRRKRVDLSDEDSDEEEEDSSEEEDSDDEPPPKRKAGKRPPPKARRPPPSKKSRPASQSRAKGKKRAAPTKRSAPPPVKAPPPVKAPPPVKAPPPVKKAAPASKPKTPIVKKLSKASKRPTPKKSPPAKKAAANSAVKAKPAARKSLRGKK; this is encoded by the exons ATGCCTATACGTCGTGCAGCTAGGACACCACCGCAGGAGATGCCCCCCTCGGCTGCACCAGAGGGAG AGCCTGATGCCAGTTCTGAGGAGTCTGCCTCtgttgaggaggagcaggagatgaCACCCACTGCCCTAGTAGCCAAGGAGGGGGAGGGCACAGGTGAAGGAGAGACAAAAGAGAATGGTGACAAACCTGAGGGAGAGAAAGCTGATGAATCGACTGGAGAGAAGACTGCTGAGGGGGACGAGTCTGAGAAGAAAGA AGAGGATGGAGTGAAAGAGAAAGTCAAGAAGCCAGTGAAAAGGGCCATTCCTGCCTGGGCAACCATGTCTGCCAGCAAACGTGCAACGCTCACTAATAAGAGCACCTCCACCATGCAGCTGCCTAAGATGGACGACATCCTCATCGAGGCCATTGAG TCCTGCAAGGAGAAGACTGGGGCCTCAGCCCATTCTGTCATGAAGTATATTGTGAAGAAATACCCTAACCTAGAGAAGAGGAAATTCCTCCTCAAGAAGGCTCTCAAGAGGCAGCTGGAGAAGGGCACTGTCAAACAG CTAAAGGGTAAAGGCCTTTCTGGGAGCTTTACCATTGGGAAGCAGTCCCCTAATAAACCAACTACTAAAGGG AAGCCGATCATCGTGGCACCTGGGTTGAAGGCAGAGACCCTTGGGGATGCTCTGCCCCTGATCATCACACGGCTATGTGAGCCCAAAGAGGCGTCTTATATCCTGATCAAGAAATATGTGGAGCAGCACTTCCCTCAACTCAACGTGGAACATAG GCCAGATATCCTAAAGAGTGCCCTGGTGAGAGCTGTGGACAAGGGTCACCTGGAGCAGATCACTGGAAAAGGTGCCTCTGGAACGTTTCAG CTGAAGCGGGAAGGGGGCAagttcctgctgaaaggtgggcCCCTGGAGGACGCTATCATGACAGCCATTGTGGCAATGAACGAACCCAAGACTTGCAGCACCACCACACTCCGCAAATTCCTGTTAGAGACAaaccaggacagcatggagtaccGTGTGG TGAACAACCTGAAGAGGACCCTGCAGAAGTGCAAAATGATGGGCTGGATGGATCAGATCACTGGGAATGGGCTAAATGGAACCTACCAGCTCTGCTACCCTTACTACCCCAG CCCAGCCATTCTGTTTCCTGAAAAAGTGAAAGAGCAGAAAGTGGCAGAGAAGGACAAACGCAGAAAGAGGGTTGACTTGTCTGATGAGGACtctgatgaggaggaagaggactcgTCCGAGGAAGAGGACTCAGATGATGAACCCCCTCCTAAGAG GAAAGCTGGGAAGAGGCCACCACCTAAAGCGCGTCGCCCTCCCCCCAGCAAGAAGTCTCGGCCTGCAAGTCAGTCAAGGGCTAAGGGCAAAAAAAGAGCTGCCCCAACGAAGAGGTCTGCACCCCCACCAGTCAAGGCACCCCCACCAGTCAAGGCACCCCCACCAGTCAAGGCACCCCCACCAGTCAAGAAAGCTGCACCTGCGAGCAAGCCCAAAACGCCCATTGTCAAAAAGCTGAGCAAGGCATCGAAGCGGCCAACGCCCAAAAAGTCACCTCCTGCAAAGAAGGCAGCAGCCAATTCTGCAGTGAAGGCCAAGCCAGCAGCTCGCAAGTCCCTGAGGGGGAAGAAGTGA
- the LOC106582994 gene encoding SH2 domain-containing protein 5 isoform X1, whose protein sequence is MMCETPVREDGTVTRSAEYVGSFHVDDCCLDDQMQQLHTQLKSLNTCKKRRSVSLKFSIKGVKMYDEDETTLLMAHALRRVSLSTARPSDAQFAFVSHNPGSPDAQLYCHLFKARHARAAQFLNLLLCRCFQLSYLAKHPEEAQDESVGPLPSRAPSLLNQGFPLSVSALVSFRRAPTQGLLPGEKVFPLKNNGTTTEEQPSSQKEIFTSSPSLVRKRAIRNKLLRSGAYRSLTYSPHKQRHLQDQLNSPQGKGQDKMPLRRARAPSLAETEEALAQAVWCWAGIATDSSSSLLAEDVLGSYLLCPHPKRPGCGSLIIRFSSGLVTHLIDNTSNGKYLLENCHIEFSTIAALIEHCTDIKGELDCPLNCARVNHCYEWEENVAKALPLALHQGLKRKNSKYTQRKQWV, encoded by the exons ATGATGTGTGAGACACCGGTCAGGGAGGATGGCACAGTTACAAGGTCAGCTGAG TATGTTGGCTCTTTTCACGTGGACGACTGCTGTTTGGACGATCAGATGCAGCAGTTGCACACACAGCTAAAGTCTCTCAAC ACATGCAAGAAAAGGAGGTCTGTGTCCCTTAAATTTTCCATCAAAGGGGTGAAGATGTATGATGAAGATGAGACG ACCCTCCTCATGGCCCATGCTCTACGAAGGGTCTCCCTTTCCACTGCCCGCCCCTCGGACGCCCAGTTCGCCTTTGTTTCCCACAACCCCGGTAGCCCTGATGCCCAGCTATACTGCCACCTTTTCAAGGCTAGGCATGCCAGAGCA GCCCAGTTCCTGAACCTGTTGCTGTGCCGCTGTTTCCAGCTGTCCTACCTGGCAAAGCACCCAGAGGAGGCGCAGGATGAGTCTGTCGGCCCACTCCCCAGCCGTGCCCCCTCCCTCCTCAACCAGGGCTTCCCTCTCAGTGTCAGTGCCCTTGTGTCATTCCGAAGGGCCCCCACTCAGGGCTTACTCCCAGGGGAAAAG GTCTTCCCATTGAAGAACAACGGAACAACAACTGAGGAACAACCAAGCAGCCAAaaggagatcttcacctcctctccttccctggtGCGCAAGAGAGCCATCCGCAACAAACTACTGCGCTCAGGGGCCTATCGCTCCCTCACTTACAGCCCTCACAAACAACGTCACCTCCAGGATCAGCTAAACTCTCCACAAG gaaaggggcAGGACAAAATGCCATTGAGGAGAGCCCGGGCCCCGAGCCTTGCTGAAACAGAAGAAGCTCTGGCTCAAGCAGTGTGGTGTTGGGCTGGCATTGCCAC TGACAGCAGCTCCTCCCTGCTTGCAGAGGATGTCCTGGGGTCGTACCTGCTGTGCCCCCATCCTAAGAGACCTGGCTGTGGCTCTCTCATAATTCGTTTCTCTTCTGGACTGGTCACCCACCTAATAGACAACACCTCCAATGGGAAATACCTGCTTGAG AACTGCCACATAGAATTTAGCACCATTGCTGCCTTGATAGAGCACTGCACCGATATCAAGGGGGAGCTGGACTGTCCGCTGAATTGTGCCCGTGTGAACCACTGCTATGAGTGGGAGGAGAATGTTGCTAAGGCACTGCCTTTAGCCTTACACCAAGGCCTCAAAAGAAAGAATTCTAAATATACTCAGAGGAAACAATGGGTTTAA
- the LOC106582994 gene encoding SH2 domain-containing protein 5 isoform X3, with translation MYDEDETTLLMAHALRRVSLSTARPSDAQFAFVSHNPGSPDAQLYCHLFKARHARAAQFLNLLLCRCFQLSYLAKHPEEAQDESVGPLPSRAPSLLNQGFPLSVSALVSFRRAPTQGLLPGEKVFPLKNNGTTTEEQPSSQKEIFTSSPSLVRKRAIRNKLLRSGAYRSLTYSPHKQRHLQDQLNSPQGKGQDKMPLRRARAPSLAETEEALAQAVWCWAGIATDSSSSLLAEDVLGSYLLCPHPKRPGCGSLIIRFSSGLVTHLIDNTSNGKYLLENCHIEFSTIAALIEHCTDIKGELDCPLNCARVNHCYEWEENVAKALPLALHQGLKRKNSKYTQRKQWV, from the exons ATGTATGATGAAGATGAGACG ACCCTCCTCATGGCCCATGCTCTACGAAGGGTCTCCCTTTCCACTGCCCGCCCCTCGGACGCCCAGTTCGCCTTTGTTTCCCACAACCCCGGTAGCCCTGATGCCCAGCTATACTGCCACCTTTTCAAGGCTAGGCATGCCAGAGCA GCCCAGTTCCTGAACCTGTTGCTGTGCCGCTGTTTCCAGCTGTCCTACCTGGCAAAGCACCCAGAGGAGGCGCAGGATGAGTCTGTCGGCCCACTCCCCAGCCGTGCCCCCTCCCTCCTCAACCAGGGCTTCCCTCTCAGTGTCAGTGCCCTTGTGTCATTCCGAAGGGCCCCCACTCAGGGCTTACTCCCAGGGGAAAAG GTCTTCCCATTGAAGAACAACGGAACAACAACTGAGGAACAACCAAGCAGCCAAaaggagatcttcacctcctctccttccctggtGCGCAAGAGAGCCATCCGCAACAAACTACTGCGCTCAGGGGCCTATCGCTCCCTCACTTACAGCCCTCACAAACAACGTCACCTCCAGGATCAGCTAAACTCTCCACAAG gaaaggggcAGGACAAAATGCCATTGAGGAGAGCCCGGGCCCCGAGCCTTGCTGAAACAGAAGAAGCTCTGGCTCAAGCAGTGTGGTGTTGGGCTGGCATTGCCAC TGACAGCAGCTCCTCCCTGCTTGCAGAGGATGTCCTGGGGTCGTACCTGCTGTGCCCCCATCCTAAGAGACCTGGCTGTGGCTCTCTCATAATTCGTTTCTCTTCTGGACTGGTCACCCACCTAATAGACAACACCTCCAATGGGAAATACCTGCTTGAG AACTGCCACATAGAATTTAGCACCATTGCTGCCTTGATAGAGCACTGCACCGATATCAAGGGGGAGCTGGACTGTCCGCTGAATTGTGCCCGTGTGAACCACTGCTATGAGTGGGAGGAGAATGTTGCTAAGGCACTGCCTTTAGCCTTACACCAAGGCCTCAAAAGAAAGAATTCTAAATATACTCAGAGGAAACAATGGGTTTAA